The following nucleotide sequence is from Streptomyces leeuwenhoekii.
CGCCCTGCTCCTCGCACCATTGCTTGAGCGCGAGGTCCTTGCGGTCGACGCCGTGCAGCACCGGGATGCGCAGCTTGCGGGCGCGGGCGGCGACGACGGGGTTGACCTCGGTGGAGAGGATCAGCATCCGCAGGCCGCTGCGGCGCAGCGCGGCGATGCCGAGTCCGTCGCCGCGGTGCACGGCGACCAGCTCCCGCCCGTCGGAGTCGATCAGCACCCGGTCGTCGGTCTGGGTCCCGTCGAAGTCGAGGACGACCGCGTCGACGTCTGCGGCGGTGGGCAGCGCGCCGGGGCGCCCCGCGTCCAGCAGGGGCGCCAGCGCGCGGGCCCGGGCCAGGTCGTGCGGGTCGTCGATCTCCAGGACCCGCGCCGGGTCGGTGCGCACCAGCTCGGTCCGGCCGAAGAAGCGGTGCCGGTGGGTGCGGAAGCCGGAGGCGTCCATGGCGTAGGCGGCGCCGGTCTCCAGCAGGTCCTGCGGCCGGTCCTGGCGACGCGGGCGGAAGGACTTGTCGTGGTTGACGCCCCGGCCACCCCCGTCCGCGGTGTCGCCGGCGTCCGGGTCGCCGGCCGCGTCGCGCCAGAGGAAGCCGTGGAACGGCGCCACGGTCACCGCCGTGTCGGCGCCCTGCTCGGCGACGGCGGCGGCCACCCCGTCGACGTCCTCGCGGGTGAGGAAGGGGCTGGTGCACTGCACCAGCAGCACCACGTCGACGGGGGCGCCGTGCAGGGCCTCGTGGGCGTCCATGGCGTGCAGGACGGCGGCCTCGGAGGTGGCGGTGTCACCGGCGATGGCGGCGGGCCGCAGCACGATCTCGGCGCCGGCCCGGCGGGCGGCGGCGGCGATGGCCCGGTCGTCGGTGGAGACGACGACGTCGGTCACCAGGCGGGCGGCGCGGCACTCGCGCACGGCGCGGGCCACCAGCGGCACGCCGCCGACGGGGGCGAGGTTCTTGGCGGGCACGCCCTTGGAACCGCCGCGCGCGGGGATCACCGCGAGCACGCGGGGCACCGTCGCGCCGCGCCGCGCCGCGGGTTCCGCTTCCGGGGTGGACATGAGCTGGTCTCCTTGTGCTGCGGGGTGGGCGGCCGGGGTGGTCACAGCTCCCCCATCCGCCGGATGACGGGCGCCACGCGCTGCACGCCGTGCCGGTAGGCGCCGCGGGCCGCGCGGCGGACGATCTGCCGGACGGGGCCGGGCTCCTTCTCGCCGGCGGGGGCGCCCGGCAGCGGGGTGCCGTCGGGGCCGAGGTGGTGGCGGGCGAGGATGCCGGGCAGATAGCCGGGGGCGGTGACGGGGGTGTAGTACGGGGTCAGCGGGGGCAGGCCGCCGGGCCGGGCGAGCAGCTTGGCGATGCGTTCGCGGGCGGCGTCGAAGGCGGTGGCGTACGAGCCCGCTGCCGAGGGGGTGCCCACGGCCGCGACGCCCTGCCGCGCCACCCACTCCTCGTCCGGCACCGGCCGGTGCCCGGCGTCGAGCTGGTCCCAGGAGGCGAGGCAGCCGGAGCCGGTGAAGTGGTGGTTGCCGAGCGCCTCGCGGATGCCGAGGTCGGTGAGGACGACGGTCGGGATGCGGCGGTGCAGCGCCTCCAGGGCGGCCGTGGAGCTGACGGTGACCAGCAGGTCGGTGCGGTCCAGGACCTCGCCCATGTGGCCGTAGACCAGGCGGAGGTTGGGCGGCAGCTCGGCCTTCTGCGCCAGCTTCTGGTAGGGCAGCTCCTCGATGTGGGTGGTGTGCTCGCCGGGCTTGGAGCGCAGCTTCAGCAGCACCTCCCGCTCGGGGTGGCGGCGGGCGTGCCGGATCAGCCGGTCCAGCAGGTACGCGCGGTCCGCGCGGCTCGCCGGCACGGAGGGCTGGGCGGCGAAGACGACCGTGTAGGGGTCGTGCTCGCCGGTGTAGGGCGCCCCGCCGAGGAACGGCAGCGCGACCTCGGTGACCGCGGAGGCGTCGGCGCCCACCCCCTCGTACACCGCCCGGAAACGCTCGGCGTCCTGGCGGGAGTTGGCGAGGACGAGGTCGGCGCCGTGCCGCAGCAGCAGGCCGTCGGCGAGCTTCTCGTAGACGACGCCGACGTAGCCGGTGACGACGACGGGCCGGTGGGCCCGGTCCTCCCACACCCGCTTCAGGCCGTGCAGCATGGCCTGCACTCCGCCGCCGACCAGGGCGAGGACGAGGACGTCGTACGGCTCCCGCGCCATGGTGCGCAGGAACTCGACGCCGGTCACCTCGCGGAGCGCGTCGGCGCGGACGCCGACCTCGTCGAGCTGGCGGGCGGTGGGGGTGGCGCGCCCCCGCAGGAGGTAGCCGTCCAGGCGGAGTTCCGTGCCCCGGGGGGCGGTGCGCTGCGCGGTGAGCGCGCCCCATTTCCACCGGGTGTCGGAATCCGCGAGGACGGCCACACGGAGGGCCTTCGTCGCACTTGCTGCACTTGCTGGCACGCCGAAGACGCTAGGAAGGCATTTCTAGGAACCGCCCAACCCGAAAGCAACAAACGGTTAACAGCACATCGCCGAATGGGGAATCAGCCCGGGTGACGCCCGGAAAAGCGTCTGCTTCACGGCTTCGCCACGCGTCGTTCACTCCGCATCAAACCGCAGGTAAAGCCGAATGCCGGGCCGCGGCCTAGCGTCGCCTGCGTGCTCAAGCTCTCCGTCATCGTGCCGTTCTACAACGTGCAGCAATACGCCCCCGACGCCCTGAGGAGTCTGCGCGCCAACGCGCGGGACGACTTCGAATTCATTCTCGTCGACGACTGCTCGACCGACGGGACACCGGACATTCTCGCGCGCGCGGAGCGCGAGCTGCCCGGCGCGGTGCTGGTCAGACACGAGCGCAACGGCGGTCTGGCGACCGCCCGCAACACCGGCATAGACCGGGCGCGCGGCGAGTACCTCACCTTCCTGGACGGCGACGACTGGCTGGCCCCCGGCTACTACGCCCGGCTGGTCGCCGTGATCGAGGAACTGGGCTGCGACTTCGTGCGCACCGACCATGTGCAGTGCACGGCGCGGGCCCGCACGGTGCACCGCGTGCCGCACGGCCGCAGGAACGTCCCGCTGCGCCCGCGCGACGCGATCCTGCCGGCCCACCGCTCGACCTCCGTCGACTACGCCTACGCCTGGGCCGGCGTCTACCACCGCCGGCTCGTCGACCGCGGTCTGCTGCACTTCACCGACGGGCTGCGCACGGCCGAGGACCGGCCGTGGATCTGGAAGCTGCACCGGGAGGCGGAGTCCTTCGCCGTGACGGGTCTGCTCGGCGTGTTCTACCGGCGGGGGGTCGCCTCGTCGCTGACACAGATCGGCGACGCCCGGCAGCTCGACTTCATCCGCGCCTTCGACCAGGTGGTCGCGGAGACGGCCGAGGATCCCGACGCCGCCCGGCTGCTGCCCAAGGCCGTGCGCACCTACTGCGCCATCATCGCCCACCACCTGGGATCGATCGAGAGGTTCGAGCCGCCCGTGGCCCGCAAGCTGAAGTCGATGTGCGCCGCCGCGCTGCGGCGGATGCCGCAGGACGCGCTCGAGCAGGTGCTCGGCTCGATGGACGCCGAGCGCGCCGGCCGGCTGCGCCGGCTGCGCCGCCGGCCGGTGCCCGCCGGGGAGGTGGCGGCGTGACCACGCAGATCTTCATGGCGTCGACGCTCTACGGCACGGCCACCCTCGCCGCCGCCCTGGACGCCGGCTGCTTCGCCCCCGCCGACCGGCGGATCCTGCTGGTGTCCAACAACACGGCGACGCCCGAGACCACGCCCTCGGTCGACCGGATGCCCGGCTTCGGCCGGCTGCGCACCCGGTTCGACGACGTCGTGTCGTGGAACGAGGCGATCTTCCCCTTCCACCCGGGCGGCTGGCAGCCGCGCCCCGAGGACGTCCCGATGTGGGAGCGGTATCTGCGGCTGGCGTGGGGGCTCGGCGACGACGACGTGGCGCTCGCCGTGGAGTCGATCCAGGTCCACCCGGCGCTCGGGGTGACGCAGATCTTCGCCGACGCGCCGATCACCGTCTACGCGGACGGCCTGATGAGCTACGGCCCCACCCGCAACAAGCTCGACCCGCTGGTCGGCACCCGCGTGGAGCGGCTGCTCCACCTGGATCTGGTGCCGGGCCTCACGCCGCTGCTGCTCACCGAGTTCGGCGTCCCGCCGGAGGTGGTGCCCACCCCCGTCTTCACCAAGGTCCTCGCCGAATTGGCCGACACCGGGGACGACCTGCCCGCCCTCACCGAACCCGCCCTGCTGCTGGGCCAGTACCTGTCCGCGCTGAACATCCTCTCCCCCGACGAGGAGGAGGAACTGCATGTGCGGATGCTGCGCGGCGCGGCCGGTCTCGGCCACGAGCGGATCGTGTTCAAGCCGCACCCCTCGGCCCCGGCCCGTTTCGCCCGCACCCTGGAGCGGGAGGCCGAGCGGCTCGGCGTCGACCTGACCGTCCTGGACACGCCCGTCCTCGCGGAGGTGCTCTACCAGCGCATGCGTCCGGCGCTGGTCGTCGGCTGCTTCTCCACGGGTCTGCTCACCGCGTCCGCGCTGTACGGGCTGCCGGTCGCCCGCGTCGGCACCGGCACCCTGCTGGACCGGCTCTCCCCGTACGAGAACAGCAACCGCGTCCCCGTGACGGTGGTCGACGCGCTGCTGCCCGAGCCGTCCGACCACGCGGCCGTCACCGAGCAGCGCCGGGGCATGGACACCGGCGCGCTCACCTCCCTCGTCCGCGCCGTCGGGTACGCGATGCAGCCGAAGATCCTCCCGGAGCTGCGCCCGGAGGCCGAGCGGTATCTGGCGGAGCATCTGAACGGGGGAGCCTGGCGGTACTTCAAGAAGAAGCGGCTGACCTCGCTGGGCCTGCCCGGCGGCATCCCGCAGCGGCTGGCGTTCCTGCCGCGCAGCGCCGCCGCGCGCCGGGTGGTGCGCCGGGCGCGGAAGCTGCGGCGCTCCCTCAAGCGGTGACGTCCGCCCCGGCCCCCGGCAGCCGTACCGCCAATTCACGGTGACGAGAAAATGAACGGAAAGAAATACGCGTCCGATCACACTTTCCGTTCATCTTCTCTTCACGCACAAGCCTCCGCGGCCCGTGCGATGATCTGCAGGAAATCATCACATCTCTGTACGTCGATGAAGGTGCGCCTGCATACCGGCGTCGCGGGCCGAACAAGCGGGGGCCTTCCGGTACCTGAGCTTCGGACTGGGCTGGTTGTCTATGCGTATCGCCGTGTTCATCGAAAACCGCAACGGGGTGGGCCTCACCGCGCAGATCATGAGCGCCCCCGGAGCACGGGAGCACACCTTCGTGCCGGTCACCGCCGATCTCGGCGGTGATGTCGGCCGGTGGATCGAGGAGGAGACCTCGGCCCGGCTCGACGGCGTCGGGGTGCACAACCTGTTCCGCGAGGAGGAGACCCTCGCCCACGCGCAGTTCCTGGAGGAGACGGGCCCCCGGATGGCCGCCTTCGCGCAGCGCGAGGGCATCGACCGGCTGATCCTCTTCAACGACCAGTCGCAGCGCGGCAGCCGCGTCGCCCGTGCCCTCACCGAGACCCTCCCGGTGGTGCTCGTCCAGGACGGGCACCTGGACTTCCACTACAAGACGCTCACGCCCGGCGTCCGCGACCAGAACTGGTACTACGGCTCCTCCAGACCCGCGGCGGTGTGCGTCTGGGGGCCCGCCACCGCCCACCACCTGCTGTACCGCACGGCGGACGCCGATCCGGTCGTCCACATCACCGGCGCCCTGGGCCACAGCGACGACCCGGCCCTGCTGCGCGCCGCGCACAACCCCGCCCCGCGGCCGGCCCGCACCTCCCGCGATCCCCTGCGGATCATCATCCTCGACCAGCCGCTGGGCGATCAGCGCAAGCTGCCCGCCAAGCAGCACCGCGAGTATCTGAAGGCGGCCTGCGAGGCCCTCGCGGAGTTCGGCGAGGTCGCGATCAAGCCGCACCCCTCGACGCTCTCCGGCCATCTGAACTGGCTGGCCACCCTGCCCGGGGTCACCGTCCTCGACGAGTCGGCGCTGGTGGACGCGGCGGGCCTGAGCTCCTACGACCTGGCCGTCACCTTCTTCTCCACCACCTATCTGCAGACCCTGCGCGCCGGAACCCCGCTGATCCTCTTCAGCCCCCCGCCGCTGAACATCGTCTTCCCGGCCGTCAACCACGCCCTGCTGCGCAATGTCGGCAGTGTCGGCGAACTGGCCGACGTGGCGGGACAGTTGCACCGGACCGGCAAGTTCACCGGCAACACCACCGGGGAGCCCCTGACCCACTTCCTCACCTTCCGCGACGACGTGGCGGAGCAGATCCTGAAGGTGGTGGAGGAGGCCGAGCCGGCCGCACCGGCCGCGCCGCGGCCCGCCGTGGCCCCGGGCGCGCCGCGCGAGACCCGCGCCGAACGCGCGCTGCGCGCCGTGCGGGAGCGGCAGACGCCGCCGAAGTCGCTGGCGGTGCTGGGGCTCGGCTTCGGTTACGTGACGGGAGTCGCCATCCCGATCCTCACGTACACCCAGGCGCTCCTGGCCCACTCCCCCGTGGACATCCGCTACATCGACCTCAGCGCCTACTGCCGCATCGAGGACGTGCTCGACGCGCTGAAGGACACCGACGTCGTCCTCGTCAACAGCCTCGCCCCGCTGTGGCGTTCGCCGCTGGGCAACGAGCTGGTGGCCGAACTGGTCTCCGACGGCCGGCAGGTCTTCCTGTACGCGCACGAGACCGAGCACGTCATGGCGTACGAGTCCGAGCACCACACCCTGCGCCACAAGGAGATGCTGCGGCTGCTGCCGGAGCTGACGGTGCTGTGCGTGTCGGCCGCCCAGGCGGACATGTTCCGCGGCCTCGGGGTGGCCGACCCCGTGGTCGTCTACAACACCGTGCCGCAGGACCTGCACCGGGCCCGGGCCCGGGTCGCCCCGGGCCCGCAGCCGCGGATCGTGATGGTCGGTTCCATGCAGGACCGCAAGGGGCTGGACCTCTTCTCCCGGGTGGCGGAGCTGGCGCACACCGAGGGGCTGCCGTGGCGGTTCGCGTGGATCGGCCACCGCACCCCGCGCATCGCGCCGACCACCCTGCTGTCGGACCGGGTGACCTGGATGGGCGCCCTGTCCCGCGAGCGGGTGCGGGCCGAACTGGCCGCCTCCGACGTCTTCTTCCTCTCCTCCGTCGACGACCCGATGCCGCTGTCGGTGGTGGAGGCCGTGCAGCAGCGGCTGCGGGTGGTCACCTACCACCGGGTGGGCTCGCGGGAGGTGCTGGACGGGGTGCCGGGCTACCGGTCCTTCGCCGACTACACCCCGCAGGCGGCGCTGGAGGCGCTGCGGACCGTGCTCGGCGAGCGGGTGTCCGAGGACGACTACCGCGAGGTCGAGGAGCTGTTCGACATCCCCGCCTTCACCGCCCGGATGACGGCGGCGCTGGGCCTGCCCGGCCCGCAGCGGCCGGCGCACGGGCAGCCCGCCGATCCGGCGCCGGGCGAGAGCGCCGGGGACCGGGCCGACAGCGGCGCGGCCGAGGACGTCCGGGCCGTGATACCCCAGCAGATCCGGCACCTCAACGAGGACTTCAAGCGCCACATGCGCAGCGGCAACGTCGAGGACGCGCTGCGGGTGGGCACCGAGATACTGCGCCGTCGGCAGCCGGTCGACGTGCTGATCGGGATGGCCGAGCTGCGCGCGGGGCGGGGCCAGGCGAAGGAGGCGTGCCAGTTGCTGGCCGCGGCGGCGATCGCCGGGGGCGACCGGGGCCGGGTGTGGTCGGAGATAGCCCGTGTCGCGGCGCTGCTCGGCCCCCGCGGCCGGTCCATCCGCCTGCTGGCCCGCCGGGAGTCGGTGCGGGCCCAGGTGACCACGCACTCGGCCCGGCTGCGCAAGGGGCACTGACGGCGACACCCCGAGCGGCCCCGCCGGCGTCACCCACCGTCGCCCTCCGGCCGCCCGCACCGGGGGCGCCCCCGGGGACGGCCCCGGGGCGGCCGGGGACCCGGCGGACCGGGGGCGGCCGGGGGCGGCGGGGCAGCCCGAGGGCGGCCCGGGGCCATCCCGGCGCGGCCAGACGACGGCCGGAGGCGGCCCGAGGGCGGCCCGGAGAGGGCCCGGGGGCGGCCCGGAGAGGGCCCCAAAGCAGCCGGGGACGACGGCCCGGAGGACAACCGGAGACGCCCCGGAGACGGCCCCAAAGCAGCCGGGGACCACGGCCCGGAGGACAACCGGGGACGGCCGAAGACGATCCGAGGACACCTGGGGACGACGGCGCGGAGGACAACCGGGAAGGGCCGGGGGCCGAAGACGACCCGCGGACACCTGGGGGCGGCCGGGGACGGCCGGGGTTGGCCCCGGCTGTCCTCGGGCCGCTCCGGGCCCGGGGCGGCCCCCGCCGCCGCTCCCGTGGGTCACCCGAAGTTCAGCAGAAGTTCCCCCGATCCTCCGCTCGACGGCTCTTCACCCTGCCGGGCGGCTGCCTAGCCTGGCCCCACCGCACTCCTCGCACCCCCGTTCAACGTCCGTGACGGATTGAGGTCCTTGGTCTCCATGAACAGCCGCTCATTGCTCCGCAGCTCGGTCTCCCGGCGTCTGCTGCGTCCCGTCGCCGACCTCATCGACCAGCGCATCGAGCGGCGGGTCCGCTCGGCGGTCGCGCGCACCGCCGCGCACCGGGAGAGCGAGGAGCGGGACACGGAGCAGCTCGTCCGGGACGTCGAGCTGCTCATACGCCGCCAGTTCACCTTCGAGCTGCTGCTCGGACCGCGCGGCCGCGGCGTCTCCCGCATGGTGGCCGAGGCACCGCTGGAACGCCTCCACTCCGAGGTCGCCGCGCTGGCCGGGGACCGGGAGGCCGCGGTGCGCAACGTCGCCGCCGCCTTCCGCCTGCTCGTCGCGCTGGAGTCGCTCGGGGTGGGCCGGATCGCGGGCGGCACCATGAACATCTGCGGCAAGCTCGGCGCGATACCGCTGCTCGACCCGCCGAACGACGAGATCCTGGAGATCGGGACCCTGTACGGGATGTTCTCCGCCGGGCTGGTCCGCATGATGGAGCGCGACGGACGCAGCCCCGGCCTGACCATCGTCGACCCCTTCGCCGGCGTCCAGCTCCAGCCCGGCACCGCCCAGCGCCCGGACCCCACCGGCGCCCCGGTCGACGAGCACGCCGTACGCACCAATCTCGCCCTGGCCGGCCCGGCGGGCGCGGCGGCCCGCATCCAGCGGGGCTTCTCGGAGGACCCCGCCACCCGGGCCGCCGTCTCCGACCGCTCCTACGGCGTCATCGTCGTGGACGGGGACCACTCCGAGCAGGGCGTCGCCCAGGACCTGGAGTGGGCCGAGGAGATCGCGGCGCCCGGCGCCGTCGTCGTCCTGGACGACTACGGCGACCCGAACTGGCCCGGCATCAAGCAGGCCCTGGACAAGCACCTGGCCGGCCGGACGCGCTTCACCTACCTCGGCAAGGCGGCGCACTCGGCCTATCTGCGGGCGGCCTGACACCGCCCGCCCCGCACCGGGGCGGAAGCCCCCACCAGCACCAGAAGTGACCGCGAACGGTCGAAGGAGTTACGCACGTGACCGAGACGGTCGTGACGGCGTCCGCGTCGCAGCCCGCCCCCGCCGCCACCGGGACCCCGGCCGCCCCCGGCCCGGCCCGCCCGCCGCGGCGCCCGGCGGGCCCCGCCCGGCTGCGCGCCCTGGACGGGCTGCGCCTGGTGGCCGCGCTGATGGTGGCCCTCTACCACTACGGCGGGCGCGGCGGTGCGGTCACCGAGGCGTGGGGCACCTCCCCCCAGCACCAGTTCCCGACGCTGCACAACCTCTTCGCCTACGGCTGCCTGGGCGTACAGATCTTCTTCGTGATCAGCGGGTTCGTGATCTGCATGAGCGGCTGGGGCCGGTCCCTGTCGTCGTTCTTCGCCTCCCGGGCCGCCCGGCTGCTGCCCGCCTACTGGGTGGCGGTGGTCCTGGTGACGGCGGTGTTCGCGCTGCCGGTGGTCGCCTACGAGGCGGTGTCGCCGAGCGACGCGCTGGTGAACCTGACCATGCTTCAGCAGCCGCTCGGCGCCGACCGGGTGCTCGGCGTGTGCTGGACGCTGTGGGCGGAGGTCCGGTTCTACGCACTGTTCGCGCTGTGCGTGGTCCTGCCGGGAGCGACCCGGCGGCGGGTCATCCTGTTCTGCGCCTGCTGGACGCTGGCGGCGGCGCTCGCCCAGGCCGCCGACGAGCCGCTGCTCGACGTGGTCCTCATGCCCGAGTACGCGCCGTTCTTCATCGGCGGCATCGGCCTGTACCTCGTCCACCGCGACCGGCGGGACGCCTGCGGCTGGGGCATCGCGGCGGTCGGCTTCCTCGTCGGGCAGCACTACGCGGTGCGCGAGCTGTGGAACGCGGCCGATCCGGACGCCTTCGCCCACCGCACCACGGCCGGCATCGTCCTCGTCGTCGCCTTCGGCTTCGTGGCGGTCGCGGCGATCGCGCTGGGCCTGCTGAACCGGGCCGACTGGCGCTGGCTGACCGTGGCGGGCGCGCTGACGTACCCGTTCTACCTGGTCCACGAGCACCTCGGCTGGGTGGTGATCCACGCCCTGCACCGCGGGGCGGGCCTGGACTCGGCGACGACCTTCGCGCTGACCCTGGCCGCGATGCTGCTGCTGGCCTGGCTGCTGAACCGGTACGTCGAGAAGCCGCTGACCCCCCGTTTGCGGGCAGCTCTGTCACGCGTCCGGTGAGTTCTTCAGACGATATGCGGCGTGGAGCTGGATCGGGGTGCACCCGGCAGGCACCCTCCCCGCATGGCCACTGCACAAGCACCCGAGACGTACCCCGGTGAGCTGAACGACGTCCCCGGCTGGTTCTGGCCGCTCGACCAGCTCCTGTTCACCTGGTTCCTGGAACGGCAGTCGGCGCGGGGCCTGCGGGGCGACCTGCTGGAACTGGGCGCCTACCTGGGCAAGAGCGCGATCCTGCTGGGGCACCACCGCCGCCCGGGCGAACGGTTCACCGTCTGCGACCTGTTCGGCAGCGAGGCCCCGGACCAGGCCAACCGCGCCGAGTCGGAGCAGTCCTACGCCTCGCTCACCCGCCAGGCGTTCGAGCGGAACTACCTCTCCTTCCACGACACCCTGCCGGAGATCGTCCACGCCCCGACCTCGGTGATCACCGAAGAGGTCGAGCCGGGCACGTGCCGGTTCGTCCACGTCGACGCCTCGCACCTGTACGAGCACGTCCGCGGCGACATCGCGGCGGCCCGCGAGCTGCTGCTGCCGGAGGGCGTCGTCGTCCTGGACGACTTCCGCTCCGAGCACACCCCCGGCGTCTCCGTCGCCGCCTGGGAGGCGGTCCTCAACCACGGGCTGCGGCCGGTCTGCCTCAGCTCCCAGAAGCTGTACGGCACCTGGGGCGACCCCGGGCCCGTCCAGGAGGAGCTGCTCGACGCGCTGCGCCGGCGCGGGGACTGCTCGGTGAGCGTGCAGGAGGCCGCCGGGCACCGGCTGGTGCGGGCCCGCGCCAAGGGCATGCAGCCGCCGCCCTTCCCGCACTCGCGGCACTACGCCGCCCCCGTCCCCGTGCCCCGGCCGGTGCCGGCGGCCCGCCCCGCCGGCACCGCCCGCGCCCGCCGTCTCGCCGTGGACCTGCTGCCGCCGCTCGTCACCCGGGCCGTCCGCCGACACCGCGCCGGACGCGTCCGCCGCACCCCGGGCGCGCGGACCGCTTCCTAGTGCCGCGGCAGGCAACGTTTGCCCGTCGAGGAGCGGCGTCCGGTGCGTGCTCTCGGTGTGCCGACCGGAAGCCCTCGTACTGGACGTACTCGGGCTTTCGGCCGGTGCGGCGAGAGGGCGTGCCGGGCGCGCGACGGGGTGAACGTTGCCTGCCGTGGCACTAGCTGTTCTGTCCGGGGAGGTTGTGGACGGGTGAGTCAGGTCTCGGCTGAGGGATCTTGAACGGGTGAGGGCCTTCCGGTTCGGTGTGGATTGCGACGTCTACACCAACAGAAAGGCCCTCGTGGTCCACCGTAATGCACCCCTGACCGAGACCGGCCGCCTGCGTCTGGCCCGCTGCGTCGTCGAGGACGGCTGGCCGCTGCGCCGGGCCGCCGAACGCTTCCAGGTCTCGCCGACCACCGCCCAGCGGTGGGCCGATCGCTACCGCCGGCTCGGCGAGGCAGGGATGACCGACCGCTCCAGCCGCCCCCACCACAGCCCGCGCCGCACCCCAACCCACACCGAGCGCCGCATCATCAAGGTCCGGGTCCTGCGCCGGTGGGGACCGGCCCGCATCGCGCACCTGCTACGGCTGGTGCCCTCCACCGTGCACCGCGTCCTGACCCGTTACGGACTGGCCCGCCTCGCCCATCTGGACCGGGCGACGGGCCGTGCCATCCGCCGCTACGAACGAGACCGGCCCGGCGAACTCGTCCACGTCGACATCAAGAAGCTCGGCAACATCCCCAACGGCGGCGGCCACAAAGTCCTCGGCCGGGCTGCGGGGCGCAAGAACCGGACGAACGCCGGCTACAGCTACCTGCACACCGCCGTCGACGACCACTCCCGCCTGGCCTACAGCGAGATACACACCGACGAGAAGAAGGAAACCGCCACCGCCTTCTGGAAGCGGGCACACGCCTACTTCACCGAGTGCGGGATCACCGTGGAACGAGTACTGACCGACAACGGCTCCTGCTACCGCTCACGCGGCTGGCGCGACGCCCTGGCAGCAGCCGGGATCACCCACAAGCGAACCCGACCCTACCGGCCCCAGACCAACGGCAAGGTCGAACGCTTCAACCGCACCCTGCTGGACGAGTGGGCCTACGCACGGCCCTACCGGTCAGAGACCGAACGCCGCGAAGCGTTCCCACAGTGGCTGCACTCCTACAATCACCACCGCGGACACACCGCGCTGAAAGGGCAACCACCCGCCAGCCGCGTCCCCAACCTCACAGGGCAATACAACTAGCGCCCCACCGC
It contains:
- a CDS encoding class I SAM-dependent methyltransferase; protein product: MATAQAPETYPGELNDVPGWFWPLDQLLFTWFLERQSARGLRGDLLELGAYLGKSAILLGHHRRPGERFTVCDLFGSEAPDQANRAESEQSYASLTRQAFERNYLSFHDTLPEIVHAPTSVITEEVEPGTCRFVHVDASHLYEHVRGDIAAARELLLPEGVVVLDDFRSEHTPGVSVAAWEAVLNHGLRPVCLSSQKLYGTWGDPGPVQEELLDALRRRGDCSVSVQEAAGHRLVRARAKGMQPPPFPHSRHYAAPVPVPRPVPAARPAGTARARRLAVDLLPPLVTRAVRRHRAGRVRRTPGARTAS
- a CDS encoding IS481 family transposase, translating into MVHRNAPLTETGRLRLARCVVEDGWPLRRAAERFQVSPTTAQRWADRYRRLGEAGMTDRSSRPHHSPRRTPTHTERRIIKVRVLRRWGPARIAHLLRLVPSTVHRVLTRYGLARLAHLDRATGRAIRRYERDRPGELVHVDIKKLGNIPNGGGHKVLGRAAGRKNRTNAGYSYLHTAVDDHSRLAYSEIHTDEKKETATAFWKRAHAYFTECGITVERVLTDNGSCYRSRGWRDALAAAGITHKRTRPYRPQTNGKVERFNRTLLDEWAYARPYRSETERREAFPQWLHSYNHHRGHTALKGQPPASRVPNLTGQYN